A region of the Lentisphaerota bacterium genome:
CTGCCTTGACCTCCACGGGAATGACATGGCTTTCGTGCGCATACAGATAGTCCACCTCCGCATTGGCATTCTTTGACTCGCGGTGCCAATAGAATAAGGGTCTCTCCTGAAAGGTGGGCGCCAAGGCGTGAAGCTCCTGCCCGATGAACTGTTCGGCGAGTCTGCCCTCGTGCGCGCCAAGCAGGTCCGTCGCATCCGGCAGATGCAGGCCGCACATGTTGTTGCAGAGGCCAATGTCCAGCAGCAGCGGCTTAAAGTGGCGCTCAGACGCTTCTGCGTCGAGCGGAACTCCATTCGCCGAACTGTGTCGCACGAGTGTCAGGATCCGGCTGAGTTCGAGCAGTTCCAGCGCCGTGCGCAAGGCGTCCGCGCGCGCTTCGCGGCTGATGTTCACGTAGCGCACCTTCTGGCCGATGCTCCGCGAAGCGTGGCGCACGACCTGGCGCATCTGTCGCTGTTGCGCACGCGTGCCATACTTGGCGAAATCGTCCTGCAACGTCGTGACGATGGATGCCAGTGTGCGTTGGGCTTCGAGCATGTCACGGCGTTCCGCATACGCCGCGACCACGGCCGGCATGCCGCCGACGAAGAAATAGACCCGGAGAAGCTCGCGTAAACGGGCATGCGCGGCTTCCCCGAATTCAGCGCCAACCTCGTACTGTTCCAGATGATCGACCAGCGCGTTTTCGCCTAGGGCAGATAAGAACTCCTGGAATGTAAGGGGATTCAGATGCACGTATTCGATGCGCCCCACCGGCATGGAATGCTTGAACTCCCGAAGGGCAAAATCCAGAAGGGAACCCGCCGCGATGACATGCAAACCAGGTAGTTCTTCATGGAAATACCGAAGCGCGCTGATCGCCTGGGGACATGCTTGGATCTCATCCAGGAATAAGAGCGTCTTGTCCGGCACAATGGGCTGATTGAAATACAGGCTCAATTCCTGAACAATCCGTTTGGCATCCATGCGGTTAAATAGCGCGTGCAGATCATCTTTCTGTTCCAGATTCACCGTCAGAACAGAGTCAAAACAGCTCCTGCCAACTGTTTCCACGAGGTAGGTTTTACCAACCTGCCGGGCCCCGCGCACAATCAGAGGCTTTCTGCCGATCCTGGTTTTCCACAAGACTAATTCATTTTCAGCCGTTCTTTTCATAGCGTCTCCATTGGAATAAATCACGCTAGTTGATCAAACATGATTGGATAATATCATATATTATGCTTCGTGCAAGCGAAAATATGAATCCCCGTTGACCTTCGATGAGAGCATGTCCAGATCGGCGGTGAATGCAAGGCCCGTCCCGAATGGCGCTAAGTTAAGGGTCTATTGCCTTCTCTTCTCAAGGTCATCTGGGGACACGTGGGGGTTTAAACGACGAGGTGTGGGACGAAGTGTAAACGACGACGTGTGGGACGAGGTGTAGGGACGAAGTGTTGAGCGAGCGTTGGCCAGACACGTCGTCGCCGGTCTTCGTCGCACACGTCGTCGTTTACGCTTCGTCGAACGGCTTCGTCGGACGTTCGAGTCACGAGGAAATGCAGGCAAGTCCTGACGGCGGGGCCGTGAACGGTTACCCAGATTCAAACGACCCGATCACGGCCTCCTGCCCCATCCGGGTCTTCCGCGGGCTTTCAATCACGCCATTCAAGTCTGTCCCTTATGGATTGTGAGTTGCCGCAAAAAAACGCAAGGAGCTCAAAGAAACTGCCTGTTTTGCGTTCTTTGCGTTCTTTCGCGGCCATTCTGCAAAAGCTTATTTCCAGTCCATACCGCCATCGCGGTATTATTGGTGTTTCTCGTTGACGCCGCTACGATTACAGGTTATTATTACCGCCATGACAGGTCAAAGCGTCCATATCTTATCCATGCAGGGATCTCCAGAAATTGGTGCCGTGATTCGTTATCATAGGCGGCGAAGCGGCTTGAGCCAAAGCGAACTCGCCGCCTTGGCGGGTATCGGCAAAACATCCGTCTTCGACATCGAAAAAGGCAAGTCAACGGTACGCCTGGCTACGCTCATGGCCGTTTTGCGCGCCCTCAATATCGTGCTGACCCTCGCAAGCCCGCTGATGGCGGAGTGCTTGCAAGCCATTCAATCCCACCCGAACACAACTCAGGGGAAGGATCCATCATGAGGCGCGCACGGGTTGACGTCATGGGGCAGCGGGCCGGTGTGCTGGAAGAGCCGGCGCCGGGCCGGTATGTGTTTCGTTACGATGACGCTTATTCGGGACCGCCGGTGTCGTTGTCGCTGCCCGTTTCAGAACGCGCGTTCGTCTTTGAGGTCTTTCCGCCTTTCTTCGAGGGGTTATTGCCGGAAGGCGCGATGCTGGAGGGCTTGTTGCGCCAGTGCAAGATAGACCGCACCGATCTTTTCGGACAGCTTCTGGCTGTTGGCGGCGACATGGTTGGCGCGGTCACGGTCACCGGGGAGGATCACGCGTGAACCGGTGTCCCATCACCTACCGCTCCTGCCCGGCTGACGAGCGCTATTCGTCGGCCGGATTGCGCCTGCTGTCGCCGAATCTCAAGCAGTTGCTGGATTTTCCCTACGATGCCCGGCAACAGCGCCGCGAAGCGGTCATCCACGCCGCGAAGATGTCCATCCAGGGCGTCCAACCGAAGCTGAGTGTCCGCCTCAACGCGAAAGCGGGGCTGTTCGAAATCGTGGATTGCGGCGGGCGCTATGTGATCAAGCCGCAACACGATGTGTATCCTCATCTTCCGGAGAACGAAGGCCTCACCCTGCATCTGGCCGGCCTGTGCGGGATTGATGTGCCGCTCAGCGGACTCGTGCGCTGCGCCGACGGTTCATGGTCCTACTTCATCCGCCGCTTCGACCGTGTCGGCCACAACGGCAAGCTGGCGGTCGAGGATTTTGCCCAGCTCGCGGGACTGAGCCGGGAAACGAAGTACGACTTCAGCATGGAGCGGATCGTGAAGATCCTGGATGCCTACTGCACGTTCCCCGCCATAGAGAAAGTGAGCCTGTTCAAGCGGTGCCTGTTCAATTTCATCGTCGGCAACGAAGACATGCATGTCAAGAATTTCTCCCTGATCACCCGCGATGGAAAAGTCGGGCTGGCTCCGGCGTACGACGCTCTCAGCACGACCGTCGCCTTCCTGAGCATCGGCAAACGCCCCGATCAGATCGAGGAGATCGCCCTGCCGCTTCAAGGCAAGAAACGCGGCCTCACGCGCAACACCTGGGTCGACTACTTCGCCCACGAGCGGCTCGCCCTTCCCGACAAGATCATCGGGAAGGTTCTGGCCGACATTCAGTCCGCCGTCCCCGTGTGGAAGACCTGCCTGGCAGAATCCTTTCTTCCGCCCGAACACCAGACGCTCTATGCCCGTCTCCTGGACCAGCGCTTGACGGTCATGGGCATCGCCTAAGGTGAAGGCGCGAAGCGAGGTAGGGCAGCGGCGTCTCGCTGAAGAGAAAAGCTGAAAGCTGAAAACTGAAAGCTGAAAGCTGAAAGGCGGATCAGAAAATGCGCGAAGCGAGGTAGGGCA
Encoded here:
- a CDS encoding HipA domain-containing protein; the encoded protein is MNRCPITYRSCPADERYSSAGLRLLSPNLKQLLDFPYDARQQRREAVIHAAKMSIQGVQPKLSVRLNAKAGLFEIVDCGGRYVIKPQHDVYPHLPENEGLTLHLAGLCGIDVPLSGLVRCADGSWSYFIRRFDRVGHNGKLAVEDFAQLAGLSRETKYDFSMERIVKILDAYCTFPAIEKVSLFKRCLFNFIVGNEDMHVKNFSLITRDGKVGLAPAYDALSTTVAFLSIGKRPDQIEEIALPLQGKKRGLTRNTWVDYFAHERLALPDKIIGKVLADIQSAVPVWKTCLAESFLPPEHQTLYARLLDQRLTVMGIA
- a CDS encoding toxin HipA; the protein is MRRARVDVMGQRAGVLEEPAPGRYVFRYDDAYSGPPVSLSLPVSERAFVFEVFPPFFEGLLPEGAMLEGLLRQCKIDRTDLFGQLLAVGGDMVGAVTVTGEDHA
- a CDS encoding helix-turn-helix transcriptional regulator; the protein is MQGSPEIGAVIRYHRRRSGLSQSELAALAGIGKTSVFDIEKGKSTVRLATLMAVLRALNIVLTLASPLMAECLQAIQSHPNTTQGKDPS
- a CDS encoding ATP-binding protein; this translates as MKRTAENELVLWKTRIGRKPLIVRGARQVGKTYLVETVGRSCFDSVLTVNLEQKDDLHALFNRMDAKRIVQELSLYFNQPIVPDKTLLFLDEIQACPQAISALRYFHEELPGLHVIAAGSLLDFALREFKHSMPVGRIEYVHLNPLTFQEFLSALGENALVDHLEQYEVGAEFGEAAHARLRELLRVYFFVGGMPAVVAAYAERRDMLEAQRTLASIVTTLQDDFAKYGTRAQQRQMRQVVRHASRSIGQKVRYVNISREARADALRTALELLELSRILTLVRHSSANGVPLDAEASERHFKPLLLDIGLCNNMCGLHLPDATDLLGAHEGRLAEQFIGQELHALAPTFQERPLFYWHRESKNANAEVDYLYAHESHVIPVEVKAGTSGSLKSIQRFLSEKKRTFALRFNMDRPSLGSFSMDIGDKTGVNEIAFTLLSLPLYLAGQTDRLLRKQFQNERK